In Phenylobacterium koreense, one DNA window encodes the following:
- a CDS encoding DUF4169 family protein codes for MSNNVVNLNKVRKAREQALAKEQARENRAKFGRTKSEKTRTEAEKEKADRTLDGARREPEDDAS; via the coding sequence ATGAGCAACAACGTCGTGAACCTGAACAAGGTCCGCAAGGCCCGCGAACAGGCGCTGGCCAAGGAGCAGGCGCGCGAGAACCGCGCCAAGTTCGGCCGCACCAAATCCGAGAAGACCCGCACTGAGGCCGAGAAGGAAAAGGCCGACCGCACCCTGGACGGCGCCAGGCGGGAACCGGAAGACGACGCGAGCTGA
- a CDS encoding pyridoxal phosphate-dependent aminotransferase: MSLESAALARVKPSATLAADAKARELKAQGRNVISLAAGEPDFDTPDNIKEAAIKAIRDGKTKYTNVDGIPELKEAIVAKFQRENGLSYKTSQVNVSPGGKPVIWNAMLSTLNPGDEVIIPTPYWVSYWDIVLLAGGTPKAVATSDATGFKLQPADLEAAITPKTKWVFLNSPSNPSGAAYTKEELRGIADVLLRHPHVWILTDDMYEHLVFGDFQFWTIAQVEPALYDRTLTMNGVSKAYAMTGWRIGYAAGPEALIKSMAKVMSQTTSNPSSISQWAAVEALNGAQEFIKPNAKLFEARRDLVVSMLNQANGIACPTPEGAFYVYPSVEKLIGKKSPSGKVIGNDQDFAVELLEQEGVSVVFGAAFGLSPFFRISYATSNAVLEDACTRIQRFCANVT, encoded by the coding sequence ATGTCGCTCGAATCCGCCGCGCTCGCCCGCGTGAAGCCGTCCGCCACCCTGGCGGCCGACGCGAAAGCACGTGAGCTGAAAGCGCAGGGCCGGAACGTGATTTCCCTGGCCGCGGGCGAGCCCGACTTCGACACGCCGGACAACATCAAGGAAGCCGCCATCAAGGCGATCCGCGACGGCAAGACGAAGTACACCAATGTCGACGGCATTCCGGAGCTGAAGGAAGCCATCGTCGCCAAGTTCCAGCGCGAGAATGGCCTCTCCTACAAGACCAGCCAGGTGAACGTCTCGCCGGGCGGCAAGCCGGTGATCTGGAACGCCATGCTCTCGACCCTGAACCCGGGCGACGAGGTGATCATCCCGACGCCGTACTGGGTCAGCTACTGGGACATCGTGCTGCTGGCCGGCGGCACGCCGAAGGCCGTCGCCACCTCGGACGCCACCGGCTTCAAGCTACAACCGGCCGACCTGGAAGCGGCGATCACGCCGAAGACCAAGTGGGTGTTCCTGAACTCGCCCTCCAACCCCTCGGGTGCGGCCTACACCAAGGAAGAGCTGCGCGGCATCGCCGACGTGCTGCTGCGCCATCCGCATGTCTGGATCCTGACCGATGACATGTACGAGCACCTGGTGTTCGGCGACTTCCAGTTCTGGACCATCGCGCAGGTCGAGCCGGCGCTCTACGACCGCACCCTGACCATGAACGGCGTCTCCAAGGCCTATGCCATGACCGGCTGGCGGATCGGCTATGCGGCCGGCCCCGAGGCGCTGATCAAGTCGATGGCCAAGGTGATGAGCCAGACGACCTCCAACCCCTCGTCCATCTCGCAATGGGCGGCGGTCGAGGCGCTGAACGGCGCCCAGGAGTTCATCAAGCCGAACGCCAAGCTGTTCGAAGCCCGCCGCGACCTGGTGGTCTCGATGCTGAACCAGGCCAACGGCATCGCCTGCCCGACGCCAGAGGGCGCCTTCTACGTCTATCCGTCGGTGGAAAAGCTGATCGGCAAGAAGAGCCCGTCCGGCAAGGTCATCGGGAACGACCAGGACTTCGCCGTCGAACTGCTGGAACAGGAAGGCGTCTCGGTGGTGTTCGGCGCGGCCTTCGGCCTCTCGCCGTTCTTCCGCATCAGCTACGCGACCTCCAACGCCGTGCTGGAAGACGCCTGCACCCGCATCCAACGCTTCTGCGCGAACGTGACGTGA
- a CDS encoding Coq4 family protein, which yields MAMTADVREVPIRRQVQPDAPMPKPRMQWGVALKALQRLLNDKEDTGQVFEIMRALNGTSTAKGYQRLLTTVQGGRIAYQRQEFAERLMDDAWLDSFGAGTVGAAYRDFIRSERLSAEGLVQVSRIEGNEIDIQHPYAWFGRRTRDVHDIWHILSGYHRDGLGEACLVAFSYAQTKGLGWALIALGAVSRSRGADYPYVKAIWQGYKRGKAAAWLLGEDYERLMNEPLVAARKRLGITPATIYDSIPAEARDQAVPARM from the coding sequence ATGGCTATGACCGCCGACGTCCGCGAGGTTCCGATTCGCCGCCAGGTCCAGCCGGACGCCCCCATGCCCAAGCCCCGCATGCAGTGGGGCGTCGCGCTCAAGGCGCTGCAGCGCCTGCTGAACGACAAGGAAGACACCGGACAGGTCTTCGAGATCATGCGGGCGCTCAACGGGACCTCGACGGCCAAGGGTTACCAGCGCCTGCTGACCACCGTGCAGGGCGGCCGCATCGCCTATCAGCGGCAGGAGTTCGCCGAGCGGCTGATGGACGACGCCTGGCTCGACTCTTTCGGCGCAGGCACCGTGGGCGCGGCCTATCGCGATTTCATCCGTTCCGAGCGCCTCTCGGCCGAAGGGCTGGTCCAGGTCAGCCGTATCGAGGGGAACGAGATCGACATCCAGCACCCCTATGCCTGGTTCGGCCGCCGCACCCGCGACGTGCACGACATCTGGCACATCCTGTCCGGCTATCACCGCGACGGCCTGGGCGAGGCGTGCCTCGTCGCCTTCTCGTACGCTCAGACCAAGGGCCTTGGCTGGGCGCTGATCGCGCTCGGCGCCGTCTCGCGTTCGCGGGGCGCCGACTATCCGTACGTGAAGGCGATCTGGCAGGGCTACAAGCGCGGCAAGGCGGCGGCCTGGCTGCTGGGCGAGGATTACGAGCGCCTGATGAACGAGCCGCTCGTGGCCGCCCGCAAGCGTCTGGGGATCACACCGGCCACGATCTACGATTCCATCCCGGCCGAGGCCCGAGATCAGGCGGTTCCGGCCCGGATGTGA
- a CDS encoding glutathione S-transferase family protein has protein sequence MLIFYHAPQSRSGTTLWLLEELGVPYQIELVDIRREGGAPESYRAIQPHKKAPAIVHEGVVITERAAIATYLADAFPEAGLAPPIGDPRRGPYLSWLVYVDSVLDPCLSAKAFGWQYDALTVSFGRFEDAVAHVEATLSAHDYAVGDAFTAADVSLATALHWAAHVAKLLPETPAVRGYLDRIQKRPGFQRFMAKAMEGA, from the coding sequence ATGCTGATCTTCTATCATGCGCCGCAATCCCGCTCGGGGACCACGTTATGGTTACTGGAGGAGCTGGGGGTCCCCTACCAGATCGAGCTGGTGGACATCCGGCGCGAGGGCGGGGCGCCGGAAAGCTACCGGGCCATCCAGCCCCACAAGAAGGCGCCGGCCATCGTGCATGAAGGCGTGGTGATCACCGAACGCGCCGCCATCGCGACCTATCTGGCCGACGCCTTTCCAGAGGCCGGCCTCGCGCCGCCCATCGGCGATCCGCGGCGCGGACCCTACCTGAGCTGGCTGGTTTATGTGGACTCCGTGCTCGACCCTTGCCTGTCGGCGAAGGCGTTCGGCTGGCAATACGATGCGCTGACCGTCTCGTTCGGTCGTTTCGAAGACGCCGTGGCGCATGTGGAGGCGACGCTGAGCGCCCACGACTACGCGGTCGGCGACGCCTTCACCGCGGCCGATGTCAGCCTGGCCACCGCCCTGCATTGGGCGGCGCACGTGGCGAAACTGCTGCCGGAGACGCCGGCGGTCCGAGGCTATCTCGACCGGATTCAGAAGCGCCCGGGCTTCCAGCGCTTCATGGCCAAGGCGATGGAGGGCGCATGA
- a CDS encoding CHASE domain-containing protein, translating to MATSFFEKARAKVRNWPTLALPGIVAAAGLVVTLAGAVILENGREQRERLRFDAVVDQANDAVGNRLETYIAVLRAGAGLFAASDAVSADEFRAFADRIEIARRYPGIRGIGFSARIRPGEEAHRAAELAAEGVPSLPPREPDGELHAIIYLHPLDEANRRVLGFNMHGHPVRREAMNRARDTGMPALSGKVLLAQDAEAQNPQAGFLIYEPVYRGGVTPPTIEQRRERLEGFVYAPFRAGDLLSNVLPSARAVGLDYAVYDGKPSEASLLRQSPGAAPLTGGMAAMRLLRVGGRDWTIIYRARADHDRTSDRWLSLVFLGTGLLATVMISVATWRQVSARLAAEREVAARIAAEARQRLLLDELNHRVKNTLATVQSIAAQSLRHGEDVASVRATFEARLIALSHAHDLLTRDNWSGASLAELVGQELAPYGGANGERLAIAGEHVWLAPNTAVALGMAFHELATNAAKYGALSNEYGRVHVTWTVGPGAGPRPLRIVWREIGGPPVVKPERQGFGSRVIVGGLAHQLDGVVDLDFPPTGVVCTIAFTLPPIGADDEMMDLGSAA from the coding sequence TTGGCCACCAGCTTCTTCGAGAAAGCTCGCGCGAAGGTGCGCAACTGGCCGACGCTGGCCTTGCCCGGCATTGTCGCGGCGGCAGGGCTCGTGGTGACGCTCGCTGGCGCGGTGATCCTGGAAAACGGCCGGGAACAGCGTGAACGCCTGCGGTTCGACGCCGTGGTCGACCAGGCCAACGACGCCGTCGGCAACAGGCTGGAAACCTACATCGCGGTCTTGCGGGCCGGCGCGGGCCTGTTCGCGGCCAGCGATGCGGTCAGCGCCGACGAATTCCGCGCCTTCGCCGACCGGATCGAGATCGCCCGCCGATATCCAGGGATTCGCGGGATCGGGTTCTCGGCGCGAATCCGGCCCGGCGAGGAGGCGCACAGGGCTGCGGAGCTTGCGGCCGAGGGCGTACCCAGCCTGCCTCCGCGGGAGCCGGACGGCGAACTCCACGCGATCATCTACCTGCACCCTCTGGACGAGGCGAACCGCCGGGTTCTGGGATTCAACATGCACGGTCATCCCGTGCGCCGCGAAGCCATGAACCGCGCCCGCGACACCGGCATGCCGGCGCTCTCGGGCAAGGTCCTGCTCGCCCAGGACGCCGAGGCCCAAAATCCGCAGGCAGGTTTCCTGATCTATGAGCCGGTCTATCGCGGGGGCGTCACGCCCCCGACGATCGAGCAGCGCCGCGAACGCCTCGAAGGCTTCGTCTATGCGCCTTTCCGAGCCGGGGACCTGCTGTCCAACGTCCTGCCCTCGGCCAGGGCGGTCGGCCTGGACTACGCCGTATATGACGGGAAGCCCAGCGAGGCGAGCCTGCTGCGCCAATCGCCAGGCGCCGCGCCGCTCACCGGAGGCATGGCGGCCATGCGCCTGCTCAGGGTCGGGGGGCGGGACTGGACCATTATCTACCGGGCCAGGGCCGACCACGACCGCACCTCGGATCGCTGGCTTAGTCTCGTCTTTCTGGGAACCGGGTTGCTGGCCACCGTGATGATCAGCGTGGCCACCTGGCGTCAGGTAAGCGCGCGCCTGGCCGCCGAGCGCGAGGTCGCCGCCCGGATCGCCGCCGAGGCGCGCCAGAGGCTGCTGCTCGACGAGTTGAACCATCGCGTGAAGAACACCCTGGCCACGGTGCAGTCGATCGCAGCCCAAAGCCTCCGCCATGGAGAGGACGTCGCCAGCGTGCGCGCGACCTTCGAGGCGCGGCTGATCGCCCTTTCCCATGCGCACGACCTGCTCACCCGCGACAACTGGAGCGGTGCGAGCCTCGCCGAACTGGTGGGCCAGGAACTGGCCCCCTATGGCGGGGCCAACGGCGAACGGTTGGCTATCGCCGGCGAGCATGTCTGGCTGGCGCCGAACACCGCCGTCGCCCTGGGCATGGCCTTCCACGAACTGGCCACCAACGCAGCGAAGTACGGGGCGCTGTCCAACGAGTATGGCCGCGTGCATGTCACCTGGACGGTAGGCCCGGGCGCCGGACCGCGTCCGCTTCGCATCGTCTGGCGCGAGATCGGCGGCCCGCCGGTCGTAAAGCCCGAGCGCCAGGGCTTCGGCTCCCGGGTGATCGTCGGCGGCCTAGCTCACCAGCTCGACGGCGTCGTGGACCTCGACTTCCCGCCGACCGGCGTGGTCTGCACCATCGCCTTCACCCTGCCGCCGATCGGCGCCGACGACGAGATGATGGACCTGGGATCGGCGGCCTGA
- a CDS encoding DUF2171 domain-containing protein: MHPGIREHMEVVGSDGGHVGRVDHIVGEEIELAKLDLGAGLKHHLIPVSWIDDVIDDKVRLNITKEAAKAAWREKH, encoded by the coding sequence ATGCATCCCGGCATTCGCGAACATATGGAAGTGGTGGGCTCGGACGGAGGCCATGTCGGCCGCGTCGACCACATCGTCGGTGAAGAGATCGAGCTCGCCAAGCTGGACCTCGGCGCCGGGCTCAAGCACCACCTGATTCCGGTCTCGTGGATCGATGACGTCATCGACGACAAGGTCCGCCTGAACATCACCAAGGAAGCGGCCAAGGCCGCCTGGCGCGAAAAGCACTAG
- the dmeF gene encoding CDF family Co(II)/Ni(II) efflux transporter DmeF gives MTTSADIEAFAHDHVFLGANHDSNARRTLWVVCLTALMMVVEIAAGYWSGSMALLADGFHMATHAGALGVAAIAYIYARRHAGNRRFSFGTGKVGDLAGFASALVLAMIALGIGVESVRRLFEPANVAFGEATIVAVVGLVVNLVSAALLGAGHHHHGHGHHGHSHAHGHEHRHGHAHDHDHDHHAHPHHDHADDGHHGRDNNLRSAYMHVMADALTSLLAIVALLAGWFLGWTWLDPAMGIVGALVIARWSWGLLRDTAQILLDTTDAHVAEEVRELVETPGDARITDLHVWRVGPEAHAAIVSVRSQTSVEAIRRRLAPVHELRHLTVEVR, from the coding sequence ATGACGACATCCGCAGACATCGAGGCGTTCGCGCACGATCACGTCTTCCTCGGTGCGAACCACGACAGCAACGCCCGCAGAACCTTGTGGGTGGTCTGCCTGACCGCCCTGATGATGGTGGTCGAGATCGCGGCCGGATACTGGTCCGGCTCCATGGCCCTGCTGGCCGACGGCTTCCACATGGCGACCCATGCAGGGGCGCTGGGCGTGGCGGCCATAGCCTACATCTATGCGCGGAGGCACGCCGGCAATCGCCGCTTCAGCTTCGGCACGGGCAAGGTCGGTGACCTCGCCGGCTTCGCCTCGGCCTTGGTGCTGGCGATGATCGCCCTGGGGATCGGGGTGGAGTCGGTTCGCCGCCTGTTCGAGCCGGCCAACGTCGCCTTTGGCGAGGCGACCATCGTCGCGGTCGTGGGTCTGGTCGTTAACCTCGTCAGCGCCGCCCTGCTCGGGGCCGGCCACCACCACCACGGACATGGACACCATGGCCACAGCCATGCTCACGGTCACGAGCACCGTCACGGCCATGCTCATGACCACGATCACGACCATCACGCGCACCCGCATCATGACCATGCCGACGACGGCCATCATGGCAGGGACAACAACCTGCGCTCGGCCTACATGCACGTGATGGCCGACGCCCTCACCTCACTGCTGGCCATCGTCGCCCTGCTGGCCGGCTGGTTCCTGGGCTGGACCTGGCTCGACCCGGCCATGGGGATTGTCGGCGCCCTGGTCATCGCGCGCTGGTCGTGGGGCCTGCTGCGCGACACCGCCCAGATCCTGCTGGACACCACCGACGCCCATGTCGCCGAGGAAGTGCGCGAACTGGTGGAGACGCCCGGCGACGCCCGCATCACCGACCTGCATGTCTGGAGGGTGGGCCCCGAGGCGCACGCGGCCATCGTCAGCGTCCGGAGCCAGACGAGCGTGGAGGCCATTCGCCGGCGCCTGGCCCCTGTCCACGAACTGCGCCACCTGACGGTGGAAGTCCGCTAG
- the pyrE gene encoding orotate phosphoribosyltransferase, whose protein sequence is MDAAARRQLAADIDAAARLTGDFVLRSGARANEYFDKYRFEADPRLLKRVAQAMLPLVPPETEVLAGVELGGVPIATAMSLLSGWPTAFVRKQPKAYGTCLAVEGGDLSGKRVVIVEDVISTGGAVRDAKARLDDAGAITIAVICAVWRGGGPAQIEGLDLPVLPALTLDDLKAASTR, encoded by the coding sequence ATGGACGCCGCGGCGCGTAGACAACTCGCTGCGGACATAGACGCGGCCGCGCGACTGACCGGGGACTTCGTGCTCCGGTCGGGCGCGCGGGCCAACGAGTATTTCGACAAGTATCGGTTCGAGGCCGACCCTCGGCTGCTCAAGCGGGTGGCCCAGGCCATGCTGCCGCTCGTGCCGCCGGAAACCGAGGTCCTGGCCGGCGTTGAACTGGGCGGCGTACCGATCGCCACGGCGATGTCGCTGCTGTCGGGCTGGCCTACCGCCTTCGTTCGCAAGCAGCCGAAGGCCTACGGCACCTGTCTCGCCGTGGAGGGCGGCGACCTGAGCGGCAAGCGTGTCGTGATCGTCGAGGACGTCATCTCCACCGGCGGCGCGGTGCGCGACGCCAAGGCCCGTCTGGATGACGCCGGCGCGATCACCATCGCAGTCATCTGCGCCGTCTGGCGCGGCGGAGGCCCTGCGCAGATCGAGGGCCTCGATCTGCCAGTGCTTCCGGCGCTGACGCTCGACGACCTGAAGGCGGCGAGCACGCGCTGA
- the modA gene encoding molybdate ABC transporter substrate-binding protein: MNLIRYVAAVLASLLLATAAQAAPVTVFGAASLKNALDEVGAEYARSGGQARFSYAASSVIARQIEQGAPADIFISADSEWMDYLAQRRLIVAASRRDLLTNRLALIAPKGSKVNLRIGRGMPIARALGSGRLALAGPDVPAGRYGRSALTALGVWNSVSGRLASAENVRSALLFVARGESPLGVVYDTDAKVEPRVRIVGLFPTNTHPPIVYPAALVAGSKNPDAARFLAFMRGPRAAVIFKKYGFTVLR; this comes from the coding sequence GTGAACCTCATCCGATACGTGGCGGCCGTCCTGGCCTCGCTGCTGCTGGCGACGGCGGCCCAGGCTGCGCCGGTCACCGTCTTCGGCGCGGCTTCCCTGAAGAACGCCCTGGACGAGGTCGGCGCCGAATACGCCAGGTCCGGGGGGCAGGCGCGGTTCTCCTACGCCGCGTCGTCGGTCATCGCCCGCCAGATCGAGCAGGGCGCGCCGGCCGACATCTTCATCTCCGCCGACAGCGAGTGGATGGACTATCTGGCTCAGCGCCGCCTGATCGTCGCCGCGAGCCGTCGCGACCTGCTCACCAATCGCCTGGCCCTGATCGCGCCCAAGGGCTCGAAGGTGAATCTCAGGATCGGCCGCGGCATGCCGATCGCCAGGGCGCTCGGTTCCGGTCGCTTGGCCCTGGCCGGCCCCGACGTGCCTGCCGGCCGCTACGGACGGTCCGCCCTGACCGCGCTCGGGGTCTGGAACAGCGTCTCTGGCCGGCTCGCCTCGGCCGAGAACGTTCGCTCGGCCCTGCTGTTCGTCGCCCGCGGCGAGAGCCCGCTGGGCGTCGTCTACGACACCGACGCCAAGGTCGAGCCGCGGGTGCGCATCGTCGGCCTGTTCCCGACGAACACCCATCCGCCGATCGTTTATCCGGCCGCGCTCGTCGCCGGCTCGAAGAACCCGGACGCGGCCAGGTTCCTCGCCTTCATGCGCGGCCCGCGCGCTGCGGTCATCTTCAAGAAGTACGGCTTTACAGTGCTTCGCTAG
- a CDS encoding metal/formaldehyde-sensitive transcriptional repressor — protein sequence MGHLTADPEALLKRVRRIAGQVAAIERSIESRAECGAILHLVAAARGAMSGLLDEIVEAHIHEHLAKPGLSDDDRAKAAQEVIQAFRRYSK from the coding sequence ATGGGACATCTCACCGCCGACCCCGAAGCCCTGCTCAAGCGCGTGCGGCGCATCGCCGGCCAGGTGGCCGCGATCGAACGCTCCATCGAAAGCCGTGCGGAGTGTGGGGCGATCCTGCATCTCGTGGCCGCCGCGCGCGGCGCGATGAGCGGGCTGCTGGACGAGATCGTCGAGGCGCACATTCACGAGCACCTGGCAAAGCCAGGCCTGTCCGACGACGACCGCGCCAAGGCCGCCCAGGAAGTGATCCAAGCTTTCCGCCGCTACTCGAAATAG
- a CDS encoding TVP38/TMEM64 family protein, which translates to MGRFLRFLYEMDAKAWRTLLVSFVLFGGVGVVFLFGAQVLGFDGEATVERWLGLAADGPWALPVAVLSFAVLAFVGVPQFVLIAAAVVAFGAWAGFAYSWIGTMVSSLVGFYLGRAAGARALRTLSGESMQRFMDLVGRNGFLASLIVRLVPSAPFIVVNMAAGVTPMRMRDFAFGTAIGIVPKIILTAFAGNSIVRVLRGEGGEHLLGLGAIVVVWIAIGWFARKWLKSREDAISGPRKD; encoded by the coding sequence ATGGGTCGTTTTCTGCGCTTCCTCTACGAGATGGACGCCAAGGCCTGGCGAACCCTCCTCGTGTCCTTCGTCCTGTTCGGCGGCGTCGGCGTCGTCTTCCTGTTCGGCGCCCAGGTGCTCGGCTTCGACGGCGAAGCGACGGTGGAGCGCTGGCTGGGCTTGGCCGCCGATGGGCCGTGGGCGCTGCCGGTCGCGGTGCTCTCCTTCGCCGTCCTAGCCTTCGTCGGCGTGCCGCAGTTCGTGCTGATCGCCGCGGCGGTGGTGGCCTTCGGAGCCTGGGCCGGATTCGCCTATAGCTGGATCGGCACCATGGTCTCGTCCCTGGTGGGCTTCTACCTGGGACGGGCGGCCGGCGCGCGCGCGCTCAGGACCCTCTCCGGCGAGAGCATGCAGCGGTTCATGGACCTGGTGGGCCGAAACGGCTTCCTGGCCAGCCTGATCGTGCGGCTTGTGCCTTCGGCGCCGTTCATCGTCGTGAACATGGCGGCCGGTGTCACGCCCATGCGGATGCGCGACTTCGCCTTCGGCACCGCCATCGGAATCGTTCCGAAGATCATCCTCACCGCCTTCGCCGGCAATTCCATCGTCCGGGTCCTGAGAGGCGAGGGCGGCGAGCATCTGCTTGGCCTCGGAGCCATCGTCGTAGTGTGGATCGCCATCGGCTGGTTCGCCCGCAAGTGGCTGAAATCCCGCGAGGACGCCATCAGCGGCCCACGCAAGGACTGA
- a CDS encoding 2-isopropylmalate synthase, which yields MTTVSAAAARDSRDRVIVFDTTMRDGEQSPGASMSLDEKLELAKILEDMRVDVIEAGFPIASNGDFEAVRAIAEIVTESTICGLARAAPADIERCAEAIRPAKRGRIHTFISTSPVHMKWKLQMEPEKVLDMVTRSVSHARNLCDDVEWSAEDATRTERDFLRRCVEAAIRAGATTINIPDTVGYTYPSEYADIFRDLIENVPGADKVIFSTHCHNDLGLAVANSLSGVQGGARQVEVAVNGIGERAGNAALEEVVMALRVRGDRLPFHTGVDATHITRASRYVSAITGFPVQFNKAIVGKNAFAHESGIHQDGMLKNAETYEIMRPDDVGQGSTNLVMGKHSGRHAFREKLKELGYDLGQNALNEAFQRFKDLADKKKHVFDDDLIALVDDALASSADRIQVKHLRVIAGTDGPQEADLTVTVDGEERSAKATGDGPVDAVFNAIHEVVPHTAILRLFQVHAVTEGTDAQAQVSVRLEEDGRIATGQAADTDTLTASAKAYVNALNNLFARKEKSAPDAIASGF from the coding sequence ATGACCACCGTTTCCGCCGCCGCCGCCCGCGATTCCCGTGATCGCGTAATCGTCTTCGACACCACCATGCGCGACGGGGAGCAGTCCCCCGGCGCCTCCATGTCGCTGGACGAGAAGCTGGAGCTGGCCAAGATCCTCGAGGACATGCGGGTCGATGTCATCGAGGCCGGCTTCCCGATCGCCTCGAACGGCGACTTCGAAGCCGTCCGCGCCATCGCCGAGATCGTCACCGAGAGCACCATCTGCGGTCTGGCCCGCGCCGCCCCCGCCGACATCGAGCGCTGCGCCGAAGCCATCCGCCCGGCCAAGCGTGGCCGCATCCACACCTTCATCTCGACCAGCCCGGTCCACATGAAGTGGAAGCTGCAGATGGAGCCGGAAAAGGTGCTGGACATGGTGACCCGCTCGGTCAGCCACGCCCGTAACCTGTGCGACGATGTCGAGTGGTCGGCCGAGGACGCCACCCGCACCGAGCGCGATTTCCTGCGCCGCTGCGTTGAGGCCGCGATCCGCGCCGGCGCCACCACGATCAACATCCCCGACACCGTCGGCTACACCTATCCTTCCGAATATGCGGACATCTTCCGCGACCTGATCGAGAACGTACCGGGCGCCGACAAGGTGATCTTCTCGACCCATTGCCATAACGACCTGGGCCTGGCGGTCGCCAACAGCCTGTCGGGCGTGCAGGGCGGGGCGCGCCAGGTCGAGGTGGCGGTCAACGGCATCGGCGAGCGGGCCGGCAACGCGGCCCTGGAAGAAGTGGTCATGGCCCTGCGCGTGCGCGGCGACCGGCTGCCCTTCCACACCGGCGTCGACGCCACCCACATCACCCGCGCCAGCCGCTATGTCTCGGCCATCACCGGCTTCCCGGTGCAGTTCAACAAGGCGATCGTCGGCAAGAACGCCTTCGCCCACGAGAGCGGCATCCACCAGGACGGGATGCTGAAGAACGCCGAGACCTACGAGATCATGCGCCCCGACGACGTGGGCCAGGGCTCGACCAACCTGGTCATGGGCAAGCACTCCGGCCGCCACGCCTTCCGCGAGAAGCTGAAGGAGCTGGGCTACGACCTGGGCCAGAACGCCCTGAACGAGGCCTTCCAGCGCTTCAAGGACCTGGCCGACAAGAAGAAGCACGTCTTCGACGATGACCTCATCGCCCTGGTCGACGACGCCCTGGCCTCGAGCGCCGATCGCATCCAGGTCAAGCACCTGCGCGTGATCGCCGGCACCGACGGCCCGCAGGAGGCCGACCTGACCGTCACGGTCGACGGCGAGGAGCGGTCGGCCAAGGCGACGGGCGATGGTCCGGTGGACGCAGTGTTCAACGCCATCCACGAGGTCGTGCCCCACACCGCCATCCTGCGCCTGTTCCAGGTCCATGCGGTGACCGAGGGCACCGACGCCCAGGCCCAGGTCTCGGTGCGTCTGGAAGAAGACGGCCGCATCGCCACTGGTCAGGCCGCCGACACCGACACCCTGACCGCCTCGGCCAAGGCCTATGTCAACGCGCTCAACAACCTCTTCGCCCGCAAGGAAAAGAGCGCTCCGGACGCGATCGCCTCGGGCTTCTGA
- a CDS encoding EamA family transporter: MLWIVLTAAAAPLQVARNALQRGLVGDAGPWGATLVRFLFGLPFALTIFAVVALMTPDAAPRFSWRFAAAVASGAAGQVAATAALLVAMRRSGFAVATFMQQSSLPLAALMGVLVGDQLSPHAWAGVAATTAGLAVLSWPRAGGEKGAGRGALFGLASGLAFGITLNAYRQAGVALDAAHPIYAATASVCVAQTMQSIGLVIFLAVTRPGALSAVMASWRQSLGAGFFGAAASACWFAALAMAPAGAVRAVGVIEAPIAAAAGRRLFKEKLSLRQMIGGLATAVGVVMTALG; this comes from the coding sequence ATGCTCTGGATTGTACTGACGGCGGCCGCTGCGCCGCTGCAGGTTGCGCGCAATGCGTTGCAGCGCGGGCTGGTCGGCGACGCCGGCCCCTGGGGCGCGACCCTGGTCCGCTTCCTGTTCGGTCTGCCGTTCGCCCTGACCATCTTCGCGGTCGTGGCGCTCATGACCCCGGACGCCGCGCCGAGGTTCTCCTGGCGCTTTGCTGCGGCCGTCGCCAGTGGAGCCGCGGGCCAGGTGGCCGCCACCGCCGCCCTGCTGGTGGCCATGCGGCGGTCGGGCTTCGCCGTGGCGACCTTCATGCAGCAGTCCTCGCTGCCGCTGGCGGCGCTGATGGGCGTGCTGGTCGGCGACCAACTCAGCCCTCACGCCTGGGCCGGCGTCGCCGCGACCACCGCAGGACTCGCCGTTCTCTCCTGGCCCCGGGCGGGGGGCGAGAAGGGCGCAGGCCGCGGCGCCCTGTTCGGCCTGGCCTCGGGCCTGGCCTTCGGGATCACGCTGAACGCCTACCGGCAGGCGGGCGTCGCTCTTGATGCGGCCCATCCGATCTATGCGGCGACGGCTTCGGTCTGCGTCGCCCAGACCATGCAGTCCATCGGCCTGGTGATCTTCCTGGCCGTCACTCGGCCCGGCGCCCTGAGCGCGGTGATGGCCTCGTGGCGCCAGTCCCTCGGCGCTGGCTTCTTCGGGGCGGCGGCCTCGGCCTGCTGGTTCGCCGCCCTGGCCATGGCGCCCGCGGGCGCTGTCCGCGCCGTTGGCGTCATCGAAGCCCCCATCGCCGCCGCCGCCGGCCGCCGCCTATTCAAGGAAAAGCTCTCGCTCCGCCAGATGATCGGCGGCCTGGCGACCGCCGTCGGTGTAGTGATGACCGCCCTCGGTTGA